Proteins encoded by one window of Deltaproteobacteria bacterium:
- a CDS encoding FeoA domain-containing protein — protein MKKRLPEMDEFLERIWTQRERGSSKKESVIAATPVSHAERWLSALEKERLIHVEGERLELTSAGEQEAEKIIRRHRLTERLFSDLFETSEEVWEKDACELEHESVLSEEAISAICAFLGHPPTCPHGRPIPRGRCCSESAQELTPFVVPLHQASNNGFYRVVFITPKGHAPLDRLASLGLLPGRIVRIIQKKPVVVVRVDETEVALDDEIVRNIFVRKALS, from the coding sequence ATGAAAAAACGGCTCCCTGAAATGGACGAGTTTTTGGAGCGTATCTGGACCCAGAGGGAAAGAGGCTCTTCCAAAAAAGAATCGGTTATTGCGGCGACCCCTGTTTCCCACGCGGAGCGCTGGTTATCGGCCCTGGAGAAGGAACGGTTGATTCATGTCGAGGGGGAACGTCTTGAACTGACTTCCGCCGGCGAACAGGAGGCGGAGAAGATTATTCGAAGGCATCGGTTGACGGAACGTCTCTTCTCGGACCTTTTTGAGACGTCGGAGGAGGTCTGGGAAAAGGATGCCTGTGAACTGGAACATGAATCGGTTCTGTCAGAAGAGGCGATCAGCGCAATTTGTGCCTTTCTGGGACATCCCCCCACCTGTCCGCATGGTCGTCCGATCCCGCGGGGGAGATGCTGTTCGGAGTCAGCTCAGGAACTGACTCCCTTTGTGGTGCCGCTCCATCAGGCGTCGAACAACGGATTTTATCGGGTTGTTTTCATAACCCCCAAGGGGCACGCGCCGCTCGATCGACTGGCCTCGCTCGGGCTCCTGCCGGGGCGGATCGTTCGGATTATTCAGAAAAAGCCGGTGGTGGTCGTCCGAGTAGATGAAACAGAAGTGGCATTGGACGACGAGATTGTTCGTAACATTTTCGTTCGCAAGGCCCTTTCATAG
- the feoB gene encoding ferrous iron transport protein B, producing MTHAEDNTIALIGNPNVGKSVVFGFLTGRYATVSNYPGTTVEITRGEAKCHGKPFSLIDTPGINSLVPSSDEEVVTRDLVLNNRLKGVVQVADMKNLHRALHLSLQLVEMQIPFLLDLNMEDEASSRGIEVDVADLESRLGVPVIKTVAIQKKGLGLLKDKIDSLCSSRFCFSYPEKIEEAIRSIEPLLLEGAVSRRFLAVSLLSGDESLERSLQGSVSEERLRSIRQICLETSRHYAQPLSYLIESRRMRSAAELMNAVLRKQAGVKRDALEALGKISMHPLWGYPILAGVLFLLYEFVGNLGAQIGVDWLENGIFGQYLNPWAIDIFSRLFSFLPILRDLFVGEYGLITMGLTYALAIVFPIVLTFFLFFSVLEDSGYLPRLAVLMHRLFQKIGLNGKAVVPMVLGLGCDTMATLSVRILETKKEKIILTLLLALGVPCSAQLGIILGMLSALPPWATFVWLLLIAGVILGVGALAARLLPGEAAGFLMEVPPLRRPTLANIITKTLARLEWYLKEVIPIFLAGTFFLFLLDQLQWLPKIRNFGNPLVVGLLGLPSEATEAFLIGFLRRDYGATRFFDLFQKGGIDAVQAIVALVVMTLFVPCLANFLMIVKERGTKVALGIVAFIYPFSFAIGAALNAVLRRLV from the coding sequence CCACGCGGAAGATAATACAATTGCCCTGATCGGAAACCCCAATGTGGGAAAGAGTGTTGTCTTTGGTTTTTTGACGGGCCGCTATGCAACGGTCTCCAACTATCCAGGAACGACTGTTGAGATTACTCGGGGAGAAGCAAAGTGTCATGGAAAGCCGTTTTCCCTCATCGATACCCCCGGCATCAATTCGCTCGTCCCTTCCTCCGATGAAGAGGTGGTTACGAGGGACCTGGTCCTCAATAATCGTTTGAAAGGTGTCGTTCAGGTGGCGGATATGAAGAATCTCCACCGCGCCCTTCACCTCTCTCTCCAGCTGGTTGAGATGCAGATTCCGTTCCTCCTTGATCTCAATATGGAGGATGAGGCGTCCTCCCGCGGTATTGAAGTTGATGTGGCAGATCTTGAATCTCGTTTAGGAGTTCCCGTCATCAAGACGGTAGCGATTCAAAAAAAGGGGCTTGGTCTTCTCAAGGATAAAATAGATTCCCTCTGTTCTTCCCGATTCTGTTTTTCTTATCCTGAGAAGATTGAGGAGGCGATACGGAGTATCGAGCCGCTTCTCTTGGAGGGGGCTGTCTCCAGGCGGTTTCTGGCGGTCTCCCTCCTGTCGGGGGATGAGAGCCTCGAGCGGTCTCTTCAGGGATCGGTTTCGGAAGAAAGATTACGGTCGATTCGTCAGATCTGTCTTGAGACATCACGACATTACGCGCAACCCCTCTCCTATCTGATTGAGTCCAGAAGAATGCGGAGTGCCGCCGAATTGATGAATGCAGTCTTGAGGAAACAAGCAGGAGTAAAACGGGATGCGTTGGAGGCGTTGGGGAAGATTTCGATGCATCCCCTTTGGGGCTATCCGATTTTGGCGGGGGTGCTTTTTCTCCTTTACGAATTCGTTGGGAATCTCGGGGCGCAGATCGGGGTTGATTGGCTCGAAAATGGTATTTTCGGACAATACCTGAACCCTTGGGCGATCGATATTTTCTCGAGGCTTTTTTCGTTCCTGCCGATTCTCCGGGATCTCTTTGTTGGAGAGTACGGTTTAATCACAATGGGACTCACCTATGCGCTCGCAATTGTCTTTCCAATTGTGCTTACCTTTTTTCTCTTCTTCAGTGTTCTTGAGGATTCCGGCTATCTGCCGCGACTCGCGGTCCTGATGCACCGGCTCTTTCAAAAGATCGGTCTGAACGGCAAGGCGGTTGTGCCGATGGTCTTGGGTCTTGGGTGTGACACCATGGCGACCCTTTCTGTTCGCATTCTTGAGACAAAAAAAGAGAAAATCATTCTAACACTTCTACTCGCACTCGGCGTCCCTTGTTCCGCGCAACTGGGGATTATCCTCGGGATGCTCTCGGCACTTCCTCCTTGGGCTACGTTTGTCTGGCTCTTGCTCATTGCGGGGGTGATTCTCGGGGTTGGGGCATTAGCGGCACGACTCTTGCCGGGCGAGGCGGCAGGCTTCCTCATGGAAGTGCCTCCACTTCGAAGGCCGACGCTTGCCAATATCATCACAAAAACCCTGGCACGTCTTGAGTGGTACTTAAAAGAGGTGATTCCAATTTTTCTTGCCGGGACATTCTTTCTTTTTCTTCTTGATCAGCTCCAATGGCTTCCTAAAATAAGGAACTTCGGCAACCCGCTTGTGGTGGGGCTCTTGGGGCTTCCTTCGGAGGCAACCGAGGCGTTCTTGATCGGATTCTTAAGAAGGGATTACGGGGCGACCCGCTTTTTCGACCTTTTCCAAAAGGGAGGGATTGACGCAGTCCAGGCGATCGTTGCGCTTGTTGTGATGACCCTTTTTGTCCCCTGCCTCGCGAACTTTCTCATGATTGTGAAGGAGCGGGGAACGAAAGTAGCGCTCGGAATTGTGGCCTTTATCTATCCGTTCTCTTTCGCAATCGGCGCTGCCCTGAATGCCGTCTTGAGGAGACTGGTATGA
- the hemG gene encoding protoporphyrinogen oxidase gives MKIRSLIVGGGIAGVTVALCLWKKKEEFLLLESSPRLGGKVETKRISGGLLEMGPSSFLAEPPMILEMIEALGMKDSLLSPAPEAKQRFILKRGQISRLPSNPFELFTTDALSWNGKFRFLRELFYASPRQQGEESVFDFFLRHFGRETAQSFADPFVSGIFAGDSSQLSLDAAFPTMREAEIKSGSLLRHLIRKKKTGGPPSSLYQIRGGLGSIFAEASSKMGEENFHRNEAVQSIVRLPRGFQVLTNKATYETEKLYLAVPAYEAARLFQNQTPSLADLLWQVQYAPLVTAHLRIRRNEKNRLSGFGLLIPTAEKRQILGILWNSSSFPSLFTDKQHHYVTVYAGGARNRQIVEEERDRLVQKILDETSSVLSLHETIDLLELRRHTAAIPQYNLGHNRILEAISQELRTLQSLKLVGNYLGGVSLPRTVAHAISQVLWDC, from the coding sequence ATGAAAATCCGTTCCTTGATCGTGGGAGGCGGTATCGCGGGAGTGACCGTCGCCCTCTGCCTTTGGAAAAAGAAAGAGGAGTTTCTCCTCCTTGAATCTTCACCACGACTCGGCGGCAAGGTGGAGACAAAGCGAATCTCCGGAGGATTGCTTGAGATGGGACCCTCCTCCTTCTTGGCAGAACCTCCGATGATCCTGGAGATGATTGAAGCACTCGGGATGAAGGATTCGTTGCTCTCCCCCGCTCCGGAGGCCAAACAACGGTTCATCCTCAAACGAGGTCAGATAAGCCGCCTCCCCTCGAATCCGTTTGAATTGTTCACAACCGACGCCCTCTCCTGGAACGGAAAGTTTCGTTTTTTGAGAGAGCTGTTTTATGCCTCTCCCCGACAACAGGGGGAGGAATCGGTCTTCGATTTTTTCTTAAGGCACTTCGGGCGGGAGACGGCCCAATCGTTCGCCGATCCGTTTGTCTCCGGAATTTTTGCCGGAGACTCCTCACAGCTCTCACTGGACGCCGCCTTTCCCACCATGAGGGAGGCTGAAATCAAATCCGGCTCTCTGCTCCGGCATCTCATCCGTAAGAAAAAAACAGGAGGTCCTCCCTCCTCACTCTATCAGATACGAGGAGGGCTCGGTTCCATTTTTGCGGAGGCCTCCTCAAAAATGGGGGAAGAGAATTTTCATCGAAACGAGGCGGTACAATCAATTGTTCGCCTGCCACGGGGATTTCAGGTCTTGACGAACAAGGCGACTTACGAAACGGAAAAATTGTATCTCGCCGTCCCCGCCTATGAGGCTGCCCGATTATTTCAAAACCAGACCCCTTCTCTCGCCGATCTTCTCTGGCAGGTCCAGTATGCCCCGCTTGTCACCGCACACCTCCGGATCAGGCGAAACGAGAAAAACCGGCTCTCTGGCTTCGGGCTTCTGATCCCCACCGCCGAAAAGCGTCAGATCCTCGGCATTCTTTGGAACTCCAGCTCCTTCCCTTCCCTTTTTACCGATAAACAGCATCACTATGTTACCGTCTACGCCGGAGGGGCGAGAAACCGACAAATCGTTGAGGAGGAGAGAGACCGGCTTGTTCAAAAGATCCTCGATGAGACCTCTTCGGTCCTCTCACTCCATGAAACGATCGATCTTCTGGAACTACGCCGACATACCGCAGCCATCCCCCAATACAATCTTGGACACAACCGGATCCTGGAGGCTATTTCTCAAGAACTTCGTACACTCCAATCCTTAAAATTGGTTGGGAATTATCTGGGCGGGGTGAGTCTTCCCCGAACAGTCGCCCACGCCATATCGCAGGTTCTATGGGACTGTTGA